The Malus domestica chromosome 13, GDT2T_hap1 genome includes a window with the following:
- the LOC103451997 gene encoding ATP-citrate synthase alpha chain protein 1-like: MARKKIREYDSKRLLKEHFKRLAGRDLPLKSAQITETTDVNELLEKESWLSSSKLVVKPDMLFGKRGKSGLVALNLDFAQVVEFVKERLGKEVEMGGCKGPITTFIVEPFIPHNEEFYLNIVSDRLGNSISFSECGGIDIEENWDKVKTIFVPTGVAFSSEVSAPLVATLPLEIKAELEDFIKAVFALFQDLDFTFLEMNPFALVDGKPYPLDMRGELDDTAAFKNFKKWGSIEFPMPFGRVMSPTEKFIHGLDEKTSASLKFTVLNPKGRIWTMVAGGGASVIYADTVGDLGFADELGNYAEYSGAPNEEEVLQYARVVIDCATSEPDGRKRALVIGGGIANFTDVAATFNGIIRALKEKESKLKAAQMHLYVRRGGPNYQRGLAKMRALAEEVGLPIEVYGPEATMTGICKQAIQCITAAA; encoded by the exons ATGGCACGCAAGAAGATCAGAGAGTACGACTCCAAGAGATTGTTGAAGGAGCACTTCAAGAGGCTTGCCGGCCGCGATTTGCCTCTTAAATCTGCCCAA aTTACCGAAACAACCGATGTCAATGAGCTGCTGGAGAAGGAATCGTGGCTTTCGTCTTCCAAACTCGTTGTGAAGCCTGACATGTTGTTCGGAAAGCGTGGGAAGAGCGGTTTGGTTGCCCTGAATCTTGATTTTGCTCAAGTTGTCGAATTTGTGAAGGAGCGCCTAGGCAAAGAG GTCGAGATGGGTGGCTGCAAGGGACCAATAACCACGTTCATTGTCGAACCCTTCATTCCCCACAACGAAGAGTTTTACCTTAATATTGTCTCAGACCGACTTGGAAACAGCATAAGCTTCTCCGAATGTGGAGGAATTGACATTGAGGAGAACTGGGATAAG GTAAAGACCATATTTGTCCCTACTGGAGTTGCTTTTTCATCAGAAGTGTCTGCTCCACTTGTTGCAACCCTACCCTTGGAG ATCAAAGCAGAACTCGAGGACTTTATCAAAGCCGTATTTGCTCTATTTCAAG ATTTGGACTTCACATTTCTGGAGATGAATCCTTTTGCATTGGTTGATGGAAAGCCATATCCTTTGGATATGAGAGGCGAGCTGGATGACACTGCTGCTTTCAAGAATTTCAAAAA GTGGGGCAGTATTGAATTCCCAATGCCTTTTGGAAGAGTTATGAGTCCTACAGAGAAATTTATTCACGGGCTAGATGAAAAG ACAAGTGCATCTTTGAAATTCACAGTTCTGAACCCAAAGGGGCGAATTTGGACTATGGTCGCAGGAGGAGGTGCAAGTGTCATCTACGCAGACACG GTTGGAGATCTTGGCTTTGCTGATGAGCTTGGAAACTATGCTGAATACAGTGGAGCACCCAATGAAGAGGAGGTGTTGCAGTACGCCAGAGTTGTGATTGAT TGTGCAACTTCTGAGCCTGACGGTCGTAAGCGAGCCCTTGTAATAGGAGGAGGTATTGCTAACTTTACCGATGTTGCTGCAACATTCAATGGCATTATTCGTGCCTTGAAGGAGAAG GAATCTAAGCTTAAAGCCGCACAGATGCATCTTTACGTCAGGAGAGGAGGCCCCAACTACCAGAGGGGGCTTGCAAAAATGCGGGCACTTGCAGAGGAAGTCGGCCTCCCTATTGAG